TATCGAAAACGGATTGACACTCAATAGCACAGATAATGGGTTTTTAGAATACAGAAACGCCCCAGATTTAACCATGAGCCGTGGAGCAGAAACTAATGTAAAGATCAAGTTTGGTGATTTTAAATGGTTTTTGAATTATGCCTTTATCGATACGCAGCTTAATTATTTAGATGGCAATCCTCAAATACCGCTCACGGCAAGACACAGTGCTGGAAATATCGTGATGTATGAAACTCCCGAGTGGCGTCTAGGATTTGAATCTTATTACTGGGGAAAACAGTTGCTTTTTAACGGAACAGAATCTGAGGATTTTATAACCCTAGGCTTTCTAGCCATGCGAAATTTTGAATGGGGTGGTCTTTACATCAACTTTGAAAACTTTACCGATCGCAGACAAGATCGGTTTTCACCAGTGGTAGAAGGCACATTAACAAATCCTCAATTTAATGAGCTCTATGCACCTAATGATGGTTTTATTTTTAGTGCTGGTATCATTTGGAAACCCTTTGGGAATGAGATGGAGCATCATGATGATTGAGACGTGAAAATTGGTCATACCTGACTAGCACTAAGCCAGCATAAATCTTCATTACATCTACCTTATTTTTGCACCAATTCTAAACAGCTATGGCAAGAATACTCACAGGGATACAATCTACAGGAACACCGCATCTAGGGAATTTATTAGGTGCGATCATTCCGGCAATTGAAATGTCTAAGAAAGCAGAAAACGACTCCTTTTTGTTCATTGCAGACTTGCATTCCCTTACCCAGATAAAAGATGGGAAAACGCTCAGAGAAAATACCTATTCTACTGCAGCGGCATGGCTTGCCTGTGGCCTTGATGTAGAAAAAAGTACTTTTTACAGACAAAGTGATGTGCCACAAGTGACAGAATTGAACTGGTATCTAGCTTGTTATTATCCTTACCAGCGATTGACGCTGGCACATAGTTTTAAGGATAAAAGCGATCGTTTGTCTGATGTAAATGCGGGATTATTTACCTATCCCATGCTCATGGCTGCAGATATTCTTTTGTATGATGCAGAGGTCGTTCCGGTCGGCAAGGATCAGCTTCAACATATTGAAATTACAAGAGATGTTGCGGGTCGCTTCAATCACCAGATGGGAGAAACTTTTGTTGAACCACAAGCAGAAATTCAGAAAAACACCATGCTCATTCCAGGTACTGATGGTGACAAAATGAGTAAGTCCAAAGGAAATATCATCGACATTTTCCAAACCGATAGAAAACTTCGCAGGCAATGTATGTCCATCGAGACCGACAGCACGCCGCTTGAAGAGCCTAAAAATCCAGACACCTGTAATGTTTTTGCACTCTACAAGATCATTGCATCAGCTGAAAAAGTGAATGAAATGCGATCCAATTACCTTGCTGGTAATTATGGATACGGGCATGCAAAACAAGCGTTATTTGAAGCCATAGTGGAACGTTTTTCAGAAGCCAGAAGCAAATACAACCACTTTATGGAAAATAAGCACGAGATCGATGAAGCACTTGCTCGAGGCGCTGAAAAGGCTTCTGGTATCGCAAATGAGGTTCTTAAGCGCGTGCGGAAAAAGGTTGGATACTAAGAATATTTGAGGTGACTTTGATTGCGCTCAGACACCCGGGTGAAATAACAAATCAAGCAAACGGCGCTTCGGCTCCGCTCAGCGACCATTTGTTTTCCAGAATAGACTAGGAAAAAAGCCCGCCCATCTCTGCATCGATCTTGTTGATGATACCACCCAGGTCTTCAGGGTTGTTCACAAAGTCGATGTTGTCCACATCAATGATGAGTAGATTCCCCTTATCGTACCCGTGAATCCAGGCTTCATAACGCTCATTAAGGCGACTCAGGTAGTCGATGCTGATCGTATTTTCATAATCACGACCGCGCTTGTGTATTTGGCTCACAAGATTGGCGATGGAACTGCGCAGGTAGATCAAAAGATCTGGAGCTGCTACGAGTTTTTCCATGAGTTCAAAAAGCGAACTATAATTATCAAAATCGCGCTGAGACAATAATCCCATCGCGTGTAGGTTAGGCGCAAAAATATTGGCATCCTCATAGATCGTGCGATCTTGAATGATCTTCTTGCCACTCTCACGTATTTCAAGCACCTGGCGGAAACGGCTGTTCAGAAAGTAGACTTGTAGATTAAAAGACCAGCGCTCCATGTCTGTGTAAAAATCCTCGAGGTAGGGATTTTCCAGCACGTCCTCAAATTGAGGACTCCATTTGTAGTGTTTGGCAAGTAGTTTTGTGAGGGTCGTCTTGCCAGCCCCTATATTTCCTGCAATGGCAACGTGCATATCTAGTCTTTCTCTGGATTAAGCGGGTAAATCGTGATTTTTTTACCGTCCCAAATATAAAGTTTTCCAGCCTTTAGATACAAGGATTTGACCTCTTGTGCATCGTTGAGGCTTGTTTTAGTTCCGCTTTCGCGAAAGCGGAAATCCTTTCCAAAAACATAACCTATAACCTCATCTTCATGAATGACTATAAGTTGCTCAAAATCATAAGCTACATGATCTGATTGATCAATGGCAAGAACTCCTGTACGGCTGCCGTAACTGTTGTAGCTATGCACCGCACCCGCCGATTTTACATGGCAAAAATTATAGTCTGTATGCAAGCGGTCCACGGTGACCTTCATGGTGGGCGTAGAAACGACAACCGTGTTGTTCACATAATTGAAGAGCTGCAACCTGTTCTGATCTAAGTCATGCAACCATAGCCGACGCTCACCCGCTAACCGCACGTGCTCAATGTAACGGTAGGGTTCCAAATCACTTAAGACAATGCGTTGGTTCTCGTTCATGCGATTGTCCAGAAGCACCACGGTTTGCGTGTCTTTATAAAACAATAAGATCTTCAAAGGATTGATCAAATCCACGGTAGTAAGATCGCCCAACTGAACGTCGTAGAACTGCAACCGCTGCTTGCCCACCTGCTTATACAATGTGTTGTTCACAGAGTAATAAAGCGCTTCAAAATCATCCACGCCGTAGAAATCATCTGCCTTTAAGGCAAAAAAGTTTGATTGAGCCCGGGTGCAGAAGCAGGTAAGTACGAGAAAAACTGAAATCCAACGCATCGCTGAAAAGTACAACGATTAAATCAGATGATTATTGAAATAATTAAAGTAAGTGGACATGCCAAGTATTTTTCTTGGGATGTTTCCAAAGAATCCGAGAGGAATAATAGTTTCAGTTAAACCTCCGAGGTTTGGTTCAATGTTACGAACCAGACTTGACCGGTAAAGCTCGCAGTCTCTTTAGGGCAAAACCTCGGAGGTTTGATCAGGGTTGAATCAAGCTTCCCCACTCCGTATTGAGACATACCAACACGGATAGTTGGCAAGTTAGCTATAACAAATTCTAAGGCACCATTAATTTATAGCCATACCCACGCACGTTGATGATCTCGATGCGGTCATCTTTGGCCAATTTTTTACGAAGGCGCGTAACAAAAACATCCATGCTGCGCCCAGAGAAGAAATCATCATTACCCCAGAGTTTTTTGAGGACGAAGCTGCGATCGAGTACTTTGTTTTTCTTTTGCAAGAGGTGGTACA
This genomic interval from Nonlabens spongiae contains the following:
- the trpS gene encoding tryptophan--tRNA ligase, which gives rise to MARILTGIQSTGTPHLGNLLGAIIPAIEMSKKAENDSFLFIADLHSLTQIKDGKTLRENTYSTAAAWLACGLDVEKSTFYRQSDVPQVTELNWYLACYYPYQRLTLAHSFKDKSDRLSDVNAGLFTYPMLMAADILLYDAEVVPVGKDQLQHIEITRDVAGRFNHQMGETFVEPQAEIQKNTMLIPGTDGDKMSKSKGNIIDIFQTDRKLRRQCMSIETDSTPLEEPKNPDTCNVFALYKIIASAEKVNEMRSNYLAGNYGYGHAKQALFEAIVERFSEARSKYNHFMENKHEIDEALARGAEKASGIANEVLKRVRKKVGY
- a CDS encoding deoxynucleoside kinase; this translates as MHVAIAGNIGAGKTTLTKLLAKHYKWSPQFEDVLENPYLEDFYTDMERWSFNLQVYFLNSRFRQVLEIRESGKKIIQDRTIYEDANIFAPNLHAMGLLSQRDFDNYSSLFELMEKLVAAPDLLIYLRSSIANLVSQIHKRGRDYENTISIDYLSRLNERYEAWIHGYDKGNLLIIDVDNIDFVNNPEDLGGIINKIDAEMGGLFS